The proteins below are encoded in one region of Sporosarcina sp. FSL K6-1508:
- a CDS encoding FecCD family ABC transporter permease, producing MEAVEVQVSKNTHPLAKKRTIVVVSFSILLVLACTASLMIGPVSFTISEVWSGIFHSDDSLARRIIWELRFPRVLIGMIVGMCLAVSGAILQGVMKNPLADPGIIGVSSGAGLAATTIMIIFPAYILFLPLAAFIGALITALIIYAFSWKGGTSPVRIILVGVAINAVIGAFMSALMLLYSDRVQSVLPWLAGGIGGVGWIQFEMIIYYAVGALVLSLFAIRHIRILRLGDEVAKLLGHNVEKSRFFLIVLSTLLAGIAVSVAGLIGFVGLVVPHILRIMIGGDYRYLLPASALGGGLLVVLADTVARSAFNPIELPVGILLAFLGGPFFLYMIQRRRDSFASN from the coding sequence ATGGAAGCGGTAGAAGTTCAAGTATCTAAAAATACCCATCCACTTGCAAAAAAACGAACAATTGTAGTTGTCTCTTTTAGCATCCTTCTTGTACTTGCGTGTACGGCAAGTTTAATGATTGGACCTGTTTCATTTACGATCAGTGAAGTTTGGAGTGGAATTTTTCACTCAGATGATTCATTGGCTAGACGAATTATATGGGAATTACGTTTCCCGCGAGTTTTAATAGGCATGATTGTCGGAATGTGTCTTGCGGTATCTGGTGCTATTTTACAAGGCGTAATGAAAAATCCACTAGCTGATCCGGGGATTATAGGGGTGTCGTCTGGAGCGGGTCTTGCTGCAACGACTATTATGATAATTTTCCCGGCGTATATACTATTTTTACCTTTAGCAGCTTTTATAGGAGCCCTCATAACTGCGCTCATTATTTATGCTTTCTCTTGGAAAGGCGGCACTTCACCTGTACGTATTATTTTAGTTGGTGTAGCCATTAATGCTGTGATAGGTGCATTTATGAGTGCACTCATGCTGTTATATAGTGACCGTGTGCAATCAGTTCTTCCGTGGCTAGCGGGCGGTATTGGCGGTGTGGGGTGGATCCAATTTGAGATGATTATTTATTACGCGGTTGGAGCGCTTGTATTATCTTTGTTTGCAATTAGGCATATTCGTATTTTAAGACTTGGTGATGAAGTTGCAAAACTGCTTGGCCATAATGTTGAAAAAAGTCGATTTTTCCTAATTGTTCTTAGTACACTTCTTGCGGGAATTGCTGTGAGTGTTGCCGGTTTAATTGGCTTTGTTGGGCTTGTTGTGCCACATATATTAAGGATTATGATAGGTGGAGATTATCGCTATTTACTGCCTGCTTCCGCACTTGGCGGAGGGTTGCTCGTTGTATTGGCTGATACAGTTGCGAGGAGTGCTTTTAATCCAATCGAGTTACCAGTCGGGATTTTGTTGGCATTCTTAGGCGGCCCATTTTTCTTGTATATGATCCAGAGAAGGAGGGACTCATTTGCTTCTAACTAA
- a CDS encoding L,D-transpeptidase, whose protein sequence is MNLWIDISTVKHRLNLYDGHHLIKKYPIAVGKMVTSTPMGTYKIINKQSNPGGPFGAFWMGLSKPHYGIHGTNNPSSIGKSVSHGCIRMHNEDVLELASMVPVGTTVTIHK, encoded by the coding sequence ATCAATCTTTGGATTGACATATCTACAGTGAAACACCGATTAAACCTTTACGATGGCCATCACTTAATTAAAAAATATCCGATTGCAGTAGGGAAGATGGTCACATCTACGCCCATGGGAACATATAAAATCATCAATAAACAAAGCAATCCTGGTGGTCCTTTTGGAGCATTTTGGATGGGGTTATCAAAACCTCATTATGGTATACACGGAACGAATAACCCCTCTTCAATAGGGAAAAGCGTGTCTCATGGATGTATCCGAATGCATAATGAAGACGTTCTAGAATTAGCGTCTATGGTCCCTGTTGGAACAACTGTTACGATTCATAAATAA
- the tatC gene encoding twin-arginine translocase subunit TatC: protein MEQEYTLVEHLTELRKRLIIIALVFIVSLAVGFGIAPKILTFLKMQPTARHVEWNVFGYTDGLMIYLKCALLLAILITLPIALYQIWLFVKPGMSSEESKGTVTFIPVSFFLFLAGVSFSYFLLFPLMLNFMSNINESIGAVETYGMKQYFTFMFNLIIPVGIVFELPVVILFLTKLGIVTPVKLRKMRKLSYFVLVVVGVSITPPDFISDFLIIIPLLLLFEISILVSSWSLKRKRANEVKREKTLQE from the coding sequence ATGGAACAAGAATATACTCTTGTCGAACATTTAACGGAGCTGAGGAAGCGGCTCATTATTATAGCTTTGGTTTTTATAGTATCCTTGGCGGTAGGTTTTGGTATTGCACCTAAAATATTAACTTTTCTCAAAATGCAGCCTACAGCCCGTCATGTGGAGTGGAACGTATTTGGCTATACAGATGGTTTAATGATTTATTTGAAATGCGCATTACTGTTGGCCATTCTTATTACTTTACCTATCGCATTGTACCAAATATGGTTATTTGTAAAGCCAGGAATGTCCAGTGAAGAATCAAAAGGTACAGTCACTTTTATACCAGTTTCTTTCTTCCTATTTTTAGCGGGGGTCAGTTTTAGTTATTTTCTCCTCTTTCCCTTAATGTTGAATTTCATGTCAAATATCAACGAATCGATTGGTGCAGTTGAAACGTATGGGATGAAACAATATTTTACGTTTATGTTTAACTTAATCATTCCAGTAGGTATCGTCTTCGAATTACCGGTCGTCATCCTATTTTTAACTAAATTAGGTATTGTAACACCGGTAAAGTTAAGGAAAATGAGAAAGCTCTCCTATTTCGTACTTGTAGTCGTTGGTGTTTCAATAACGCCGCCTGATTTCATTTCCGATTTTCTGATCATTATTCCTTTATTACTGCTATTTGAAATCAGCATTCTTGTATCAAGCTGGTCACTGAAAAGAAAGCGGGCAAATGAAGTGAAACGTGAGAAGACGCTGCAGGAGTAA
- a CDS encoding ABC transporter ATP-binding protein, whose protein sequence is MLTVEKVSKSYRSSGKVKQAICGINLSIGEGEIVGLVGESGSGKSTLSRIIMQLEAVDEGVVSFNGLPVTKVLRKAFYEECQLVFQNASAALNPLWSVRQILMEPLRTMKGDRDAYIRAMLEKVKLAEAHLHRYPSELSGGERQRVNLLRSILVSPKLVICDEIVSNLDRLTQREIIDLLIELNRDSGMAILFIAHDLQVVSYMCERVYVMKDGEIVDESVKSEGEFKFTHPYSKMLFGAGLGTSV, encoded by the coding sequence GTGTTAACGGTAGAAAAGGTGTCGAAAAGTTACCGAAGTAGCGGGAAAGTGAAGCAGGCAATATGCGGGATAAATCTGTCGATCGGCGAAGGTGAAATCGTTGGACTCGTTGGAGAAAGCGGTAGCGGAAAAAGTACGCTTTCACGTATTATTATGCAACTTGAAGCGGTTGATGAGGGTGTAGTTTCATTCAACGGGTTGCCTGTTACTAAGGTATTAAGAAAAGCGTTTTACGAAGAGTGCCAACTTGTTTTTCAAAATGCCTCAGCTGCCCTCAACCCTTTATGGAGCGTTCGTCAGATTTTAATGGAGCCTCTTCGGACTATGAAGGGTGATCGGGATGCGTATATACGCGCTATGCTCGAAAAGGTGAAGCTAGCGGAAGCGCACTTACATAGGTATCCTTCTGAGCTAAGCGGCGGAGAGAGACAGCGTGTAAACTTGCTGCGATCGATTCTCGTCAGTCCAAAACTAGTAATCTGTGATGAAATTGTCTCGAATCTTGATCGATTAACCCAGAGAGAAATCATTGATTTACTGATTGAACTCAACCGAGATAGTGGTATGGCGATCCTTTTCATTGCCCATGATTTACAAGTCGTTTCTTATATGTGTGAACGAGTGTATGTCATGAAAGATGGAGAAATTGTAGACGAGAGTGTGAAAAGTGAAGGTGAATTTAAGTTTACGCATCCCTATTCAAAAATGCTTTTTGGAGCGGGGCTTGGAACTAGTGTTTAA
- a CDS encoding ABC transporter permease → MKSKKALIFWCALLSMIVILTVSASFLSSYEPNDMNLDEVYVSPSQDHLLGTDHLGRDVFSRLLEGGKVTLTVASVSVLLSLVVGVLYGAISGYVGGFLDTVMMRFLEALITIPSLIIILAFQAFMQGGIWSMALIIGVTGWLVTARIVRSEFLRLKEAEFVKMAKMFGTPIWKILFGHILRNSIPAIFVVTLFNFAGAIFIEVSLSFLGIGVPPAIPSWGNMLYYAQNDILIGAWWIGLFPGIMIFITILAINFIGEALKDPKRRRLDA, encoded by the coding sequence ATGAAATCAAAAAAAGCATTGATTTTCTGGTGCGCTCTCCTCAGTATGATCGTAATTTTGACGGTAAGTGCAAGCTTCCTTTCATCGTATGAGCCAAATGATATGAATCTGGATGAAGTATATGTATCTCCCAGTCAAGACCATCTGTTAGGAACGGATCACCTTGGCCGTGATGTCTTTTCACGTCTATTGGAGGGCGGTAAAGTGACGCTGACTGTTGCGAGTGTATCCGTACTTTTATCGCTCGTTGTCGGTGTACTGTACGGTGCAATTAGCGGTTATGTTGGCGGCTTCTTGGATACTGTTATGATGCGGTTTCTCGAAGCGCTCATTACGATACCGTCACTTATCATCATCTTAGCGTTTCAGGCATTCATGCAGGGTGGGATATGGAGTATGGCACTCATTATCGGCGTAACTGGATGGCTTGTTACCGCTCGTATCGTCCGCTCTGAATTTCTGCGATTGAAGGAAGCGGAGTTTGTGAAAATGGCGAAAATGTTTGGAACGCCAATTTGGAAAATCCTTTTTGGACATATACTACGCAATAGTATTCCTGCCATTTTCGTTGTTACACTGTTCAATTTTGCAGGAGCCATATTCATCGAAGTGTCGCTCAGTTTCCTTGGAATCGGTGTACCACCGGCAATTCCGTCATGGGGTAATATGCTATACTACGCACAAAATGATATTCTGATCGGTGCTTGGTGGATTGGTCTATTTCCTGGAATCATGATATTTATTACAATTCTTGCGATTAACTTTATCGGAGAAGCGTTGAAGGATCCGAAACGGAGGCGTTTAGATGCTTAA
- a CDS encoding MFS transporter: protein MRLGNVVESWKYPLMLLAGIGISNVGAWIYLIALNLIILEKTGSPLAVAVLYILKPLATLCTNFWSGSVIDRLNKRNLMVTLNLFSAVFIATLSFLSSLWSIYLVVFLINIARSMFDPTSMTYITKLIPTEDRKRFNSLRSLLDSGGFLIGPAIAGLLFIIGTPIFAIYMNAIALLLSGLVTMMMPNLEKHIRFNSTDEKLSFKVVKKDWTLVLNFSRRYAYIMFIYFLFGCVMVMATAIDSLEVAFAKEVLSLSDSEYSFLVSIAGAGIVMGALINAMIATKSSTSLLIGLGSLFVSVGYIVYAFSTIFFMAAIGFFILSFSLAFANTGFHTFYQNNIPVDVMGRVGSIYGLMEAVLIILATTIAGVAAQLISIQYVVIAGTFAMLLISTTLFIFNSQPSKAKLYSPPL, encoded by the coding sequence ATGAGGCTTGGGAACGTAGTTGAATCTTGGAAATATCCTTTAATGTTGTTAGCTGGAATTGGCATTTCTAATGTGGGCGCCTGGATTTATTTAATTGCGCTTAATTTGATTATCCTTGAGAAAACAGGTTCTCCGCTTGCAGTGGCTGTCCTTTATATTCTTAAACCTTTGGCTACATTATGTACAAATTTTTGGTCGGGTAGCGTAATAGACCGGTTAAATAAACGTAATTTAATGGTCACTCTTAACTTGTTTAGTGCGGTATTTATCGCTACCTTATCTTTTCTTTCTTCTCTTTGGTCAATCTATCTAGTCGTTTTTTTGATTAATATAGCACGCTCTATGTTTGACCCGACATCTATGACTTATATTACAAAACTAATTCCCACTGAGGATAGAAAACGATTTAATTCATTACGCAGTTTACTCGATTCTGGAGGCTTTCTAATTGGGCCAGCTATAGCGGGATTGTTATTTATCATCGGCACACCCATTTTTGCCATTTACATGAACGCCATTGCTTTATTATTATCAGGATTAGTCACTATGATGATGCCCAACCTCGAAAAACACATACGGTTTAATAGTACAGATGAAAAATTATCTTTTAAAGTAGTGAAGAAAGATTGGACTCTTGTATTGAATTTTAGTCGTCGCTACGCCTATATCATGTTCATTTACTTCCTTTTTGGCTGTGTGATGGTCATGGCTACAGCTATTGACTCACTTGAAGTCGCATTTGCTAAAGAGGTCCTTTCTTTATCGGATAGTGAATATAGTTTTTTAGTCAGCATAGCGGGGGCTGGGATCGTAATGGGCGCACTTATTAATGCGATGATTGCCACTAAATCATCGACTTCTTTGTTAATTGGTTTAGGCTCCCTATTCGTTTCTGTCGGCTATATTGTTTACGCTTTTTCCACTATCTTTTTCATGGCAGCTATTGGGTTTTTCATTCTTTCCTTTTCTCTCGCCTTTGCGAATACGGGCTTTCATACCTTCTATCAAAACAATATTCCCGTCGATGTAATGGGGAGAGTTGGAAGTATTTACGGATTAATGGAAGCTGTTTTAATCATACTTGCAACGACCATAGCTGGCGTGGCAGCTCAACTCATTTCTATTCAATATGTTGTCATTGCAGGGACATTTGCGATGTTGTTGATATCCACTACACTATTCATCTTTAACAGCCAACCTTCAAAGGCAAAACTTTATTCCCCCCCTCTGTAG
- a CDS encoding alkaline phosphatase, whose protein sequence is MTNPRVQANETELNNNAEIKNVIFLIGDGMGVSYTSAYRYLKDDPTTPVVEKTAFDKYLVGQQMTYPEDPEQTITDSASAATAMSAGVKTYNSAIAVDNDKSNVKTVLEAAKEAGKSTGLVATSEITHATPAAFGAHNESRKNMDAIADDYYNELINGEHKIDVLLGGGKSNFERSDVNLTESFKKDGFSYVTTKTELLNDKNDQILGLFANGGLPKMIDSPEDTPSLEEMTTSAIDRLRKNDNGFFLMIEGSQIDWAGHDNDIVGAMSEMEDFEKAFKAAIEFAEKDKHTLVVATADHSTGGFSIGADGNYNWLTDTIKAAKRTPSFMANEIATGADVEQTLKSYIDQDLLPLTETEIESVKAAGEDESAINNEIKLIFDKRSYTGWTTGGHTGEDVPVYAFGPSSDRFAGLLDNTDHAQIIFDIIEASKK, encoded by the coding sequence ATCACTAATCCACGCGTTCAGGCAAATGAAACCGAACTCAACAACAATGCTGAAATCAAAAATGTGATTTTCCTCATTGGTGACGGAATGGGCGTTTCTTACACTTCGGCTTATCGTTACTTGAAAGACGATCCCACTACGCCTGTTGTCGAAAAAACAGCATTTGACAAGTATCTTGTTGGTCAGCAAATGACTTATCCTGAAGATCCTGAGCAAACAATAACAGACTCGGCATCTGCAGCAACTGCAATGTCTGCTGGCGTAAAAACATACAACTCTGCGATTGCCGTGGACAACGACAAGTCAAATGTGAAAACTGTCTTGGAGGCTGCGAAAGAAGCAGGCAAATCGACTGGGCTAGTTGCTACCTCAGAAATTACCCATGCAACACCTGCTGCATTCGGTGCTCACAATGAAAGTCGAAAAAATATGGATGCCATTGCCGATGATTATTACAATGAATTAATCAACGGCGAGCATAAAATCGATGTCCTTCTAGGCGGAGGGAAATCAAACTTCGAGCGCTCAGACGTCAATCTCACGGAGTCCTTTAAAAAAGATGGATTTAGCTATGTAACCACTAAAACAGAACTCTTAAATGATAAAAACGACCAAATTCTTGGATTGTTTGCCAATGGCGGTCTTCCTAAAATGATTGATAGCCCGGAAGATACTCCATCACTTGAAGAAATGACTACTTCTGCAATCGACCGCTTACGTAAAAATGACAATGGTTTCTTCCTGATGATTGAAGGAAGCCAAATTGACTGGGCCGGCCATGACAATGACATTGTTGGTGCCATGAGCGAGATGGAAGACTTTGAAAAAGCCTTTAAAGCAGCCATTGAGTTTGCAGAAAAAGATAAGCATACACTAGTCGTAGCAACTGCTGACCATTCAACAGGTGGATTTTCTATAGGCGCGGATGGTAATTATAACTGGCTCACTGATACAATCAAAGCAGCAAAACGCACACCTTCCTTCATGGCAAATGAAATTGCCACTGGTGCAGATGTAGAGCAAACTTTAAAAAGCTATATTGATCAAGATCTATTACCACTGACAGAAACTGAAATTGAATCTGTTAAAGCCGCTGGCGAAGATGAGAGTGCTATCAATAATGAAATCAAACTGATTTTTGATAAGCGTTCCTATACAGGTTGGACAACGGGCGGACATACCGGTGAAGACGTGCCTGTATATGCGTTCGGTCCATCTAGTGATCGTTTTGCCGGGTTATTAGATAATACAGACCATGCACAAATTATATTTGACATTATAGAAGCAAGTAAAAAGTAA
- a CDS encoding ABC transporter ATP-binding protein: MLKVNQLSIEIDGHPVVHNSSFFIPSGRITSIIGESGSGKSMTISALLGILPLRAKATGQAMFNEKNLITVSEKEMKEIRKTQLFTIFQDAANSFNPSVKMRHQLYEFSGRRTGDAVQQFLGKIGTILDSLGLSVEIMEHYPFELSGGMLQRCMIACALYVEPTLLIADEPTSALDMMLQKEFIGLLKRLNEEQGTTILLVTHDLDIVAEVAHEMIVMRQGEVVEAGTVKTVFERPEHPYTKRLLESRF; encoded by the coding sequence ATGCTTAAGGTCAATCAATTATCAATTGAAATCGATGGACATCCAGTTGTGCATAATAGCTCATTTTTTATCCCAAGTGGGAGGATTACATCGATTATTGGTGAAAGCGGTAGCGGTAAAAGTATGACGATTTCCGCGTTGCTTGGGATTTTACCGCTAAGAGCGAAAGCAACAGGACAAGCTATGTTTAACGAAAAGAACCTAATTACCGTTTCGGAAAAAGAAATGAAAGAAATACGGAAAACACAACTATTCACAATTTTTCAGGATGCAGCGAACAGTTTTAACCCATCCGTGAAAATGAGGCATCAGCTTTATGAGTTTTCTGGAAGACGAACAGGAGATGCTGTGCAACAATTTCTAGGGAAGATTGGCACCATTTTAGACAGCCTGGGCCTTTCAGTGGAAATCATGGAACATTATCCATTTGAATTATCGGGGGGGATGTTGCAGCGATGTATGATTGCTTGTGCATTGTATGTAGAACCAACCCTTTTAATTGCCGATGAACCGACGTCCGCTCTTGATATGATGTTGCAAAAGGAATTCATCGGACTGTTGAAGCGCCTGAATGAAGAGCAGGGAACCACGATTCTTCTTGTTACCCACGACTTGGATATCGTCGCGGAAGTGGCTCATGAAATGATTGTCATGCGACAAGGGGAAGTTGTGGAGGCGGGTACTGTGAAGACGGTGTTTGAACGACCCGAGCATCCGTATACGAAGCGATTGCTGGAAAGTCGGTTTTAG
- a CDS encoding ABC transporter permease, with protein MTVKWIGKRMVMGIIVLFIVSFLSFFIMHAAPGDPAAAFYGGNAQTLNAAEKERISRVFALDRPVIAQYGTWLAETVKGNLGISYKEGRPVSTILLERLPNTLLLFGTTLFFIIIGSIWLGTAAGMKAGSLWDKGLSTVSIVTSSIPAFWLGILFISFFAVKLGILPSSGTGDIGDEGGFLDKLRYLIMPATVIIFTHVGIYARFLQESIKVESQNYYVTVARANGVADQVIRKGILRNASIPYLNYIGMTIPSFFGGSIIVESLFSWAGLGQLTVKAVVTKDFPLLMGSILLTGLIVVVSLFVIDLIMYMLNPKLRKGDAR; from the coding sequence ATGACCGTTAAATGGATTGGGAAGCGAATGGTGATGGGGATAATCGTCCTCTTCATCGTGAGCTTCCTCTCTTTTTTCATTATGCATGCGGCTCCCGGTGATCCCGCGGCGGCTTTTTATGGGGGCAACGCCCAAACATTGAATGCGGCTGAAAAAGAACGAATCAGCCGTGTTTTTGCACTTGATCGTCCTGTCATCGCGCAGTACGGAACATGGCTCGCTGAAACAGTGAAAGGGAATTTAGGAATTTCGTATAAGGAAGGGCGTCCTGTCTCGACCATTCTTCTGGAACGGTTGCCCAATACATTACTCTTATTTGGCACGACGCTCTTTTTCATTATTATTGGTTCAATCTGGCTTGGAACCGCAGCGGGCATGAAGGCAGGATCACTGTGGGATAAAGGATTATCGACGGTCAGCATTGTGACTTCCTCAATACCGGCATTTTGGCTGGGTATTTTATTTATCTCCTTTTTCGCGGTGAAACTTGGTATTCTGCCGTCATCCGGGACGGGGGATATCGGAGACGAAGGCGGGTTTTTGGATAAACTGCGTTATCTGATCATGCCTGCAACGGTCATCATTTTTACCCACGTCGGTATTTACGCGCGCTTTCTACAAGAAAGCATTAAAGTGGAAAGTCAAAATTATTATGTGACAGTAGCACGTGCGAATGGTGTAGCAGATCAGGTCATCAGGAAAGGGATTTTGCGCAATGCCTCTATCCCCTATTTGAATTATATCGGCATGACAATTCCGTCATTTTTTGGCGGGTCAATCATCGTGGAATCACTGTTTTCATGGGCTGGGCTTGGACAACTAACCGTGAAAGCGGTAGTCACAAAAGACTTCCCTTTGTTGATGGGGAGTATTTTACTAACGGGTTTGATTGTGGTCGTAAGCCTTTTCGTTATCGACCTGATTATGTACATGCTGAATCCCAAGTTGCGGAAAGGGGACGCGCGATAA
- a CDS encoding ABC transporter substrate-binding protein yields MKKVSVLLLSVLLLFVLAACGTENGKAAVKEEEPKGKEKKEVVTSAIEVTDASGENITFESVPESIAVLNSGDLDILLALGANVTGRPTASGPVSKEIESITEIGNPHQPNFEKLAEVHPTVLAAAMSFKQHAENIERQGTKVIYTKANSIADIQETIRLYGQLFQKETKAESMNKTITEEVENSEKTNSDPVKTLLVYGAPGTYLAALPNSLTGDLLEKAGGENIASDFPQEENYPQYASLSVEKIIERNPEVVMLITHGDPEGVKAAFETEMEKNAAWKNLDAIKNGNVFILPSHLFGSNPGTKVVEALEVMKENLAAVK; encoded by the coding sequence ATGAAGAAGGTATCAGTACTTTTATTATCTGTACTGCTGTTATTTGTTTTAGCAGCATGTGGTACGGAGAATGGTAAAGCAGCAGTGAAAGAAGAGGAACCAAAAGGTAAGGAGAAAAAAGAAGTGGTCACGTCAGCTATTGAAGTGACAGATGCATCGGGTGAAAATATTACGTTTGAAAGTGTTCCAGAATCAATTGCAGTTTTAAATTCAGGAGACTTAGATATTTTACTAGCATTAGGTGCTAATGTGACAGGCCGCCCAACGGCAAGTGGACCTGTTTCAAAAGAAATAGAAAGTATTACGGAAATCGGTAATCCACATCAGCCAAACTTTGAGAAATTAGCTGAAGTTCATCCGACTGTTTTAGCAGCGGCAATGAGTTTCAAGCAACATGCTGAAAATATAGAACGACAAGGAACGAAAGTTATTTACACTAAAGCAAATTCAATCGCTGATATTCAAGAAACAATTCGTCTATACGGACAGCTATTTCAAAAAGAAACAAAAGCTGAAAGTATGAATAAAACGATTACGGAAGAAGTAGAAAATAGCGAAAAAACCAATTCTGATCCAGTAAAAACACTATTGGTATATGGTGCGCCAGGTACGTATCTAGCGGCTCTTCCAAACTCTCTTACAGGAGATTTATTAGAAAAAGCGGGTGGAGAAAATATCGCATCCGATTTTCCACAAGAAGAGAATTACCCACAGTATGCGAGTTTAAGTGTTGAAAAAATTATCGAAAGAAATCCAGAAGTTGTGATGTTAATCACACATGGCGATCCAGAAGGGGTTAAAGCGGCATTTGAAACCGAAATGGAAAAGAATGCAGCATGGAAAAATCTTGATGCAATAAAAAACGGCAATGTATTTATTTTACCTTCACATTTATTTGGTTCAAACCCAGGTACGAAAGTTGTAGAAGCACTTGAGGTGATGAAGGAAAATCTAGCGGCGGTTAAATAA
- the tatA gene encoding twin-arginine translocase TatA/TatE family subunit, with the protein MPSSIGVPGLIIILVIALIVFGPSKLPQLGKAVGQTLKEFKNSTKDIMDDVTDEFKSDDKESTEKKKI; encoded by the coding sequence ATGCCATCAAGTATCGGGGTACCCGGTTTAATTATAATTTTAGTAATTGCTTTAATCGTCTTCGGACCTTCCAAATTGCCTCAATTAGGTAAAGCGGTTGGACAAACATTGAAGGAATTCAAAAATTCAACAAAAGATATCATGGATGATGTCACAGATGAATTCAAATCAGATGATAAAGAATCAACAGAGAAAAAGAAAATTTAA